A region of Moorena sp. SIOASIH DNA encodes the following proteins:
- a CDS encoding carotenoid oxygenase family protein: MNQASTTKGWANAIAKPATEFPPTALPVISGKIPEGLRGSLYTNGPARLERGGVAVGHWFDGDGAILAVHFTPAGATGVYRYVQTSGYQAEAAADKLLYPNYGMTTPGPIWKRWSKPVKNAANTSVLPLPDKLLALWEGGYPHALDLQTLETRGTDDLSGLGKGASFSAHPKIDPKTGEIFNFGLTAELNSRLNIYNSNSTGKIIKQGSVQLEGLPLVHDFVLAGPYLVFFVPPVRVNFLKVALGWCSYGDAMEWHPNKSTQIIIVDCDSLSVVSRGEAEPWYQWHFSNGYVEKDGLIVIDFVRYADFQTNQYLKEVATGETKTNAKGTLWQARLNPDTGQVVQLQQLLDRSCEFPVVPQQRVGQYSPHTYLSVHREVVDISKELLGAIGCFEHKTSTLIVADLGENRYPSEPVYAPDSLNPDQGWILTVVYDANSDTSEVMVFGRNTLNQEPICRLGLPKVIPLSFHGQWKSR, from the coding sequence ATGAATCAAGCATCTACTACAAAAGGCTGGGCGAATGCGATCGCAAAACCGGCAACTGAATTTCCGCCTACTGCCCTGCCGGTCATCTCTGGCAAAATCCCAGAAGGGTTGCGAGGTTCTCTGTATACAAATGGTCCTGCACGGTTAGAGCGAGGTGGTGTAGCGGTTGGACATTGGTTTGATGGTGATGGAGCAATTTTAGCAGTACATTTTACCCCTGCTGGTGCCACAGGAGTTTATCGCTACGTCCAAACCTCTGGCTATCAAGCAGAAGCTGCTGCTGACAAATTACTGTACCCCAACTATGGCATGACAACACCAGGACCTATCTGGAAACGCTGGAGTAAGCCAGTTAAAAATGCTGCCAATACCTCAGTGCTACCATTACCAGATAAATTGTTAGCCCTATGGGAAGGTGGTTATCCCCATGCCTTAGACCTCCAGACCTTAGAAACCAGAGGCACTGATGACTTATCTGGCCTAGGCAAAGGAGCAAGCTTTTCTGCCCATCCCAAGATTGATCCCAAGACCGGGGAGATTTTCAACTTTGGACTGACGGCTGAACTTAATAGCAGACTCAACATTTACAATAGCAACTCCACTGGCAAAATTATCAAACAAGGGTCAGTACAGTTAGAGGGTTTGCCATTAGTCCATGATTTTGTTCTGGCAGGGCCGTATCTAGTATTTTTTGTACCCCCAGTGCGAGTGAATTTCCTAAAAGTAGCTCTGGGTTGGTGCAGCTATGGTGATGCGATGGAGTGGCATCCAAATAAGTCAACCCAAATTATTATCGTAGATTGTGACAGCCTTAGTGTAGTCAGTCGCGGTGAAGCTGAACCCTGGTATCAGTGGCACTTCAGCAATGGTTATGTGGAGAAAGATGGCTTGATCGTGATTGATTTTGTCCGTTATGCCGACTTTCAGACCAATCAGTATTTGAAAGAAGTTGCCACTGGTGAAACTAAAACCAACGCGAAAGGAACCCTGTGGCAAGCCCGACTCAATCCTGACACTGGTCAGGTTGTGCAGTTACAACAGTTGTTGGATAGAAGCTGTGAATTTCCTGTAGTGCCGCAACAGCGAGTAGGACAATACTCACCTCATACTTATCTATCAGTACATCGCGAAGTGGTCGATATTAGTAAAGAATTATTGGGTGCAATTGGATGTTTTGAGCACAAAACTAGCACCTTGATTGTGGCTGATTTAGGGGAAAATCGCTATCCCTCGGAACCAGTCTATGCACCGGATAGCCTCAATCCTGACCAGGGTTGGATATTAACAGTTGTGTATGACGCAAATTCTGATACTAGTGAAGTGATGGTATTTGGTAGAAACACCCTAAATCAAGAACCGATATGTCGTCTGGGATTACCAAAGGTTATCCCCTTAAGCTTTCATGGTCAGTGGAAATCCAGGTAG
- a CDS encoding solute carrier family 23 protein — protein sequence MSEFPEHSPNPDLKATTVSSVYHFRFKDVLQGLWPRYGNGAQMLFVAFGALVLVPILAGVNPNVALFTSGVGTLCFQLVTGGKIPVYLASSFAFIAPITLSVQKYGLPATLSGLAAAGIVYLILSLIIFWRGSGMVTRILPPIVTGPVIMVIGLSLASTAVKSDAARSWGGSAVLGVSPMSDCRGFPHERLHQDRDWTF from the coding sequence ATGAGTGAATTCCCTGAACATTCACCGAACCCAGACCTTAAAGCAACGACAGTTTCCAGCGTTTATCACTTCCGTTTTAAAGATGTCCTCCAAGGCCTTTGGCCACGCTACGGGAACGGCGCACAAATGCTGTTTGTTGCCTTTGGTGCGTTGGTGTTAGTCCCCATTCTAGCTGGAGTAAACCCGAATGTTGCCCTGTTTACTTCTGGTGTGGGAACGTTATGTTTTCAACTGGTTACGGGGGGTAAAATTCCCGTTTATCTCGCTTCTTCCTTCGCCTTTATCGCCCCTATCACCTTGAGTGTTCAGAAATATGGTTTGCCTGCAACCTTATCTGGACTTGCAGCTGCTGGCATTGTTTATCTGATTTTAAGTCTAATTATTTTTTGGCGCGGTTCGGGGATGGTTACCCGTATTTTACCCCCGATTGTCACCGGCCCAGTGATTATGGTGATTGGTCTGAGTTTAGCTTCAACTGCTGTCAAAAGCGATGCAGCGCGGTCTTGGGGAGGCAGCGCGGTCTTGGGGGTCTCCCCCATGAGCGACTGCCGTGGTTTCCCCCATGAGCGACTGCATCAAGACAGGGATTGGACTTTCTAG
- the dtd gene encoding D-aminoacyl-tRNA deacylase, with amino-acid sequence MRVIIQRVKSSQVEVETTVIGKIGRGLNLLVGIADTDTEAELDWMARKCLDLRLFPDETTGNDRWEKSVQDIGGELLVVSQFTLYGDCRKGRRPSFSQSAAPEYARALYQLFVDKLRMSGLRVETGEFGAMMEVCIENDGPVTLLLEKEASVR; translated from the coding sequence ATGCGTGTAATCATCCAACGAGTCAAATCCTCTCAAGTCGAAGTAGAAACAACAGTGATTGGGAAAATAGGGCGAGGGCTTAACCTACTAGTCGGTATTGCGGATACTGATACGGAAGCTGAATTAGACTGGATGGCGCGAAAGTGTCTAGACTTAAGGCTATTTCCAGACGAGACTACTGGTAATGACCGTTGGGAAAAGTCCGTGCAGGATATAGGTGGTGAGCTATTGGTGGTTAGCCAGTTTACCCTTTACGGAGATTGTCGCAAAGGACGCCGCCCTTCCTTTAGTCAGTCCGCTGCTCCAGAATACGCTAGGGCATTGTATCAACTATTTGTGGATAAGTTACGGATGAGTGGGTTGCGGGTAGAAACTGGTGAGTTTGGTGCGATGATGGAAGTTTGTATAGAAAATGATGGTCCTGTGACACTGTTGTTGGAGAAAGAAGCATCAGTGCGGTAA
- the argC gene encoding N-acetyl-gamma-glutamyl-phosphate reductase, whose amino-acid sequence MGDLERLPVGIIGASGYGGVQLVRLLMDHPGVDVVYLGGESSAGKGFAELYPHLGHRVNLTIEPIDINTIVSRCQVVFLSLPNGLAHKLAPSLLSKGLKVLDLSADYRFSKLETYKSWYGGERHDQETAATAVYGLPELYRDRISSAELVGCPGCYVTTSLLAIAPLLKQGLIIPDTAIIDAKSGTSGGGRKAKTNLLLAEADSSLAPYGVTHHRHTPEIEQICSHLASHEVRVQFTPHLVPMVRGILATVYATLQDPGLVREDLFTIYTAFYRASPFVRVLPSGTYPQTKWACGTNLCYIGVEVDSRTDRVIVMSAIDNLLKGQAGQAVQCLNLMMGWDETLGLPQLSFYP is encoded by the coding sequence ATGGGGGATTTAGAACGCCTGCCAGTAGGCATAATTGGTGCTTCTGGTTATGGTGGCGTACAACTTGTAAGGCTCTTGATGGATCACCCAGGAGTCGATGTAGTTTATTTGGGTGGAGAAAGCAGTGCTGGCAAGGGATTTGCCGAGCTTTACCCTCATCTAGGCCATCGTGTGAATCTAACCATTGAGCCTATTGACATAAATACTATTGTATCCCGTTGTCAGGTAGTGTTTCTGTCGTTGCCTAACGGTTTAGCCCATAAGCTAGCACCATCACTGTTATCAAAAGGATTAAAAGTTCTCGACCTCTCAGCTGACTATCGATTTAGTAAACTGGAGACTTACAAAAGCTGGTACGGTGGAGAGCGCCACGACCAAGAAACCGCTGCTACTGCTGTTTATGGTTTACCGGAACTTTATCGCGATCGCATTTCCTCTGCCGAGTTAGTCGGTTGTCCTGGTTGCTACGTCACCACCAGCCTGCTCGCCATTGCTCCCCTGCTCAAACAGGGTCTGATTATTCCAGACACTGCCATTATCGATGCCAAATCCGGCACCTCTGGGGGTGGACGCAAGGCAAAAACCAATCTCTTACTAGCAGAAGCTGACAGCTCTCTAGCCCCTTATGGGGTGACCCATCACCGCCATACCCCAGAAATTGAGCAAATTTGCAGTCATTTAGCCAGTCACGAAGTCAGGGTGCAATTTACACCCCACCTCGTTCCCATGGTACGGGGAATCCTGGCTACTGTCTATGCCACATTGCAGGATCCGGGACTAGTCAGGGAAGATTTATTCACTATTTACACCGCCTTCTACCGCGCCTCTCCCTTTGTCCGGGTGTTACCCAGTGGCACCTATCCCCAAACCAAGTGGGCTTGTGGCACTAATCTTTGTTACATAGGGGTAGAAGTCGATAGCCGAACTGACCGAGTTATCGTCATGTCAGCCATCGACAACTTGCTCAAAGGTCAAGCTGGTCAAGCTGTACAGTGTTTGAATCTGATGATGGGTTGGGACGAAACCCTAGGCTTGCCTCAACTGAGTTTTTATCCGTGA
- the gloA gene encoding lactoylglutathione lyase, producing the protein MRMLHTMLRVGNLEESIKFYCDVLGMKLLRQKDFPGGEFTLAFVGYGDESDNTVIELTYNWGVDQYNIGDAFGHIALGVDDIYQTCDQIKSLGGKVVREPGPMKHGSTVIAFVEDPSGYKIELIQRKDQESAQKPEATAVAG; encoded by the coding sequence ATGCGAATGCTACACACAATGCTGCGAGTCGGCAATCTTGAGGAATCGATCAAGTTTTACTGCGATGTCCTAGGCATGAAGCTGCTCCGTCAGAAGGACTTTCCAGGGGGAGAATTTACCTTAGCATTTGTAGGCTACGGGGATGAATCTGACAACACGGTTATTGAACTAACCTATAACTGGGGGGTTGATCAGTACAACATCGGGGATGCTTTCGGTCATATTGCCCTTGGTGTAGACGATATCTACCAAACCTGCGACCAAATTAAATCTCTTGGTGGTAAGGTAGTGCGAGAGCCAGGACCGATGAAGCACGGTTCAACAGTGATTGCTTTTGTGGAAGACCCGAGTGGATACAAGATTGAACTGATCCAACGCAAAGATCAGGAGTCTGCCCAGAAACCAGAAGCGACAGCAGTTGCTGGGTAA
- the miaB gene encoding tRNA (N6-isopentenyl adenosine(37)-C2)-methylthiotransferase MiaB, protein MTSFPRRYHITTFGCQMNKADSERMAGILEDIGFQWSDNPNEADLILYNTCTIRDNAEQKVYSYLGRQAKRKHQQPDLTLVVAGCVAQQEGEALLRRVPEVDLVMGPQHANRLGDLLDQVFDGNQLVATEPIHIVEDITKPRRDSSISAWVNIIYGCNERCTYCVVPNVRGLEQSRTPEAIRAEMEELGRQGYKEVTLLGQNIDAYGRDLPGVTESGRHQHTLTDLLYYVSNVPGIERLRFATSHPRYFTERLIRACHELPEVCEHFHIPFQSGDNDILKAMARGYTHQKYRRIINTIRDYMPDASISADAIVGFPGETEAQFENTLKLVEDIGFDQLNTAAYSPRPGTPAALWENQLPEEVKCDRLQRLNHLVAVKAAERSQRYLGRIEEVLVEDQNPKDNTQVMGRTKGNRLTFFTGDINHLKGELVLVKITEARAFSLTGERVEE, encoded by the coding sequence ATGACCTCATTTCCCCGCCGCTACCATATCACCACCTTTGGCTGCCAGATGAACAAAGCCGACTCCGAGCGGATGGCTGGAATCCTGGAGGATATAGGCTTCCAGTGGTCAGACAATCCCAACGAGGCTGACTTAATTCTCTACAACACTTGTACCATTCGAGATAATGCTGAGCAAAAGGTTTATTCCTACCTAGGAAGACAGGCAAAGCGCAAACACCAACAACCAGACCTGACCTTGGTAGTAGCTGGTTGTGTGGCACAACAGGAAGGAGAAGCACTGCTGCGGCGAGTCCCAGAAGTTGACTTAGTCATGGGACCGCAACACGCCAATCGTTTAGGGGATTTGCTAGACCAGGTATTTGATGGCAACCAGCTAGTTGCTACAGAACCAATTCATATTGTTGAAGACATCACTAAACCAAGACGGGACAGCAGCATTAGCGCCTGGGTAAATATAATTTATGGGTGTAACGAACGCTGCACCTACTGTGTAGTCCCCAATGTCCGAGGTTTAGAGCAATCCCGTACTCCAGAAGCCATTCGGGCAGAAATGGAGGAGTTAGGAAGGCAAGGCTATAAGGAAGTCACCCTCTTGGGACAAAATATTGATGCTTACGGACGTGACTTACCAGGAGTGACTGAATCGGGGCGGCATCAGCACACCTTGACAGATTTACTGTATTATGTTAGCAATGTGCCAGGGATTGAGCGGCTCCGCTTTGCTACTAGTCACCCCCGCTATTTTACAGAACGGCTAATCCGCGCCTGTCACGAGTTGCCGGAAGTGTGCGAACATTTCCACATTCCCTTCCAATCTGGGGATAACGATATTCTCAAAGCTATGGCACGGGGCTATACCCACCAGAAATATCGCCGGATTATTAATACCATTCGGGACTATATGCCCGATGCATCGATTAGTGCAGATGCGATTGTGGGCTTTCCTGGGGAAACCGAAGCACAATTTGAGAATACCCTAAAACTAGTAGAAGATATTGGCTTTGACCAGCTCAATACCGCTGCCTATTCCCCTCGTCCTGGTACACCAGCAGCATTGTGGGAAAATCAGCTCCCTGAGGAGGTCAAATGCGATCGCCTTCAACGTCTCAACCACCTAGTTGCGGTAAAAGCAGCTGAGCGATCGCAACGTTACCTGGGACGGATTGAGGAAGTGCTGGTGGAAGACCAGAATCCCAAAGACAATACTCAAGTGATGGGCAGAACCAAAGGAAATCGTCTCACGTTCTTCACTGGGGATATTAATCACCTTAAAGGTGAGCTAGTTCTAGTTAAAATTACCGAAGCTCGTGCCTTTAGCTTGACTGGTGAGCGAGTAGAGGAATAG
- a CDS encoding HEAT repeat domain-containing protein, producing the protein MVTWDPYLASIRKEYDQWWQFYTLTDVEDRKPKQQQATPMLFDFGLMVQTIKSEQPQTDHNQQETERLPVLEGLRKYAGDHVLLVGRPGSGKSTALVRLLKDEGIQGKIPVLVELRYHQTSVLELVKDFLESHLGQPLDSKEIKTLLFQGEFLLLIDGVNELPSQEARLDLTKFRQKYQKTTPMIFTTRNLGVGGDLGIEKKLEMQPLSPDQIEEFVRKYLPEKGEQMLNQLGDRLWEFGQTPLLLKMLCFRFQDKGDIPSNLGLVFRSFTERYSKQIKQDVNVSDESREFWPDLLQQLGFVMTTGNNPKQLIIAIRKTKAQEILADYLRQKDFIDPDVRARTWLKDLLKHHLLQQSGDLIEFRHQLIQEYYTAEYLLKQLPGISDQELQQNYLNYLKWTEPLVLMLPLVDNRNQAQRVVRLALAVDWQLGARLAGAVKPEFQEQTVELVVGLEVPNLLKVELLVITESDRAIPELIKWLDNKHCLDDDDLDLGYFAADALAKLGTKVVVESLIKFLDNDDLKFRKFAVYALEKINPELAIEPLIQCLKDDDPEVLSSAAEALASIGTKEAIEPLIKCLDHEDVWVSHHGLSAMELMSTEARIELLNKFLNNGNSFIRLRAAMALEQMGTEEVAIELLIKCLNDDDSSVRKVAAESLGKIGTELAIEPLIKCLNDTESSVYSQAADALKNIGIEVAIDQLNKSLNDDDSSVRKNAADALGKIGTEATIDPLIKCLDDDDSSVRNIAADALGEIGTEVAIESLITKCLNDENSSVRKSATEALGKIGTEATIDPLIQCLNAPESDVRKSAADALGKIGTKVAIDPLIKCLDDDDSSVRLSVVDALGKIGTEVAIEPLIKCLEDDNSSVRSMAAEALGKIGTEVVIEPLIKCLDDPESYVRLRATYALGNIGKEATIEPLIKCLDDDEYFVRSSAAEALGKIGTEFAIDQLIKCLNNNDYLVRSRTEFAQGEIGIELMTDSTVLLRAAGALQQIGTEAIIPKLMNLLKKQEFAATHNEEIFQYTMDALNAIQERCQVYNPIYCPKPTPKPDPPKFIPTQTIYILHLSDLHITTGEQATLWSNQLAQDLTQDLKIPHLDALILSGDIANYSTPEEYQAAQQFLENLRLDFPDLDPKQIVIVPGNHDLNWKLSKDAYELCDWPSATLRERTKDHDKLQDGDYIKVTDEVIRVRDETKYQQRFAHFSQFYQAIKTEPYPLDYDQQGIIDYLPEQNLLILGLNSAWELDHHFRDRASIHSGAVSNALKQIRRNPDYGNCLKIAVWHHPLNSDGSDRITDPGFMEQLAVAEFRLFLHGHIHKAQASVFPYDLSRDGRKLHGICAGTFSAPTFELRSAYPWQYNLLIFEGNQLTVRTRRREEENGAWKPDARWGQGAGKSALDYYPIEL; encoded by the coding sequence ATGGTCACTTGGGATCCCTATCTAGCATCAATCCGTAAAGAGTACGACCAATGGTGGCAATTTTATACCCTCACCGATGTCGAAGACCGTAAACCCAAGCAACAGCAAGCAACTCCTATGCTGTTTGATTTTGGCCTGATGGTGCAAACCATCAAGTCGGAGCAGCCACAAACAGACCACAATCAGCAAGAAACTGAGCGCTTGCCTGTGCTAGAAGGATTACGCAAGTATGCTGGTGACCATGTTTTACTGGTAGGACGTCCAGGTTCAGGAAAATCCACAGCCTTAGTGCGATTGTTGAAGGATGAGGGGATACAAGGCAAAATTCCGGTGCTGGTTGAACTGCGATATCACCAGACATCCGTGTTGGAGTTAGTGAAGGATTTCCTAGAAAGCCATCTTGGTCAACCGCTCGACTCGAAGGAGATCAAAACACTACTGTTTCAGGGAGAATTCTTACTACTGATCGATGGGGTAAACGAGTTACCGTCACAAGAAGCACGCCTGGATTTGACTAAGTTTCGGCAGAAATACCAGAAGACTACTCCCATGATTTTCACCACTAGAAATTTAGGAGTGGGTGGTGACTTGGGGATTGAAAAGAAGTTGGAAATGCAACCCTTGAGTCCAGACCAAATAGAGGAGTTTGTCCGAAAGTATTTGCCTGAAAAGGGAGAGCAAATGCTTAACCAGTTGGGCGATCGCTTATGGGAATTTGGACAAACCCCTCTACTATTGAAGATGCTATGTTTCCGGTTTCAGGATAAGGGGGATATACCGTCGAATCTGGGGTTAGTGTTTCGCTCATTTACCGAGCGTTATTCTAAGCAAATCAAGCAAGATGTTAACGTTTCCGATGAATCAAGAGAATTTTGGCCAGACCTGCTGCAACAGTTAGGGTTTGTGATGACAACAGGGAATAATCCCAAGCAGCTCATCATTGCTATTCGCAAAACAAAAGCCCAGGAAATTCTAGCTGACTATCTACGCCAGAAGGATTTTATTGATCCTGATGTTCGCGCTAGGACCTGGCTAAAAGACTTACTGAAGCATCACTTGCTTCAACAATCAGGAGACTTGATTGAGTTTCGACACCAATTAATCCAAGAATACTATACAGCGGAATATTTATTGAAGCAATTACCAGGTATTAGTGATCAGGAGTTGCAACAGAACTATCTCAATTATTTGAAATGGACAGAACCTCTGGTGCTGATGCTGCCATTGGTAGATAATCGAAACCAAGCCCAGCGGGTGGTAAGGTTAGCTTTAGCAGTGGATTGGCAACTGGGAGCGAGGTTAGCAGGAGCAGTAAAACCAGAGTTTCAAGAGCAGACTGTCGAGTTGGTGGTTGGGTTAGAGGTTCCTAACTTGCTTAAGGTTGAGCTGTTGGTAATAACTGAATCAGATAGAGCGATACCTGAGCTAATTAAATGGTTGGATAATAAGCACTGTCTAGATGATGACGACTTAGATTTAGGTTATTTTGCAGCAGATGCTCTGGCAAAACTTGGGACAAAAGTAGTAGTTGAATCGCTAATTAAGTTTTTGGATAATGACGACTTAAAATTCCGTAAATTTGCAGTATATGCTCTGGAAAAAATCAACCCAGAATTAGCGATAGAGCCGTTAATTCAATGCCTGAAGGATGACGACCCCGAAGTGCTGAGTAGTGCGGCAGAAGCTCTCGCAAGCATTGGCACAAAAGAGGCGATAGAGCCATTAATTAAATGCCTGGATCATGAGGATGTGTGGGTTAGTCATCATGGGTTATCTGCGATGGAGCTAATGAGCACAGAAGCCAGGATAGAGCTATTAAATAAATTCCTTAATAATGGCAATAGTTTTATTCGTTTAAGGGCAGCAATGGCTCTGGAACAAATGGGCACAGAAGAAGTGGCAATAGAGCTGTTAATAAAATGCCTCAATGATGATGACTCATCTGTGCGTAAGGTTGCAGCAGAATCTCTGGGTAAAATTGGGACAGAATTAGCAATAGAGCCGTTAATAAAATGCCTCAATGATACGGAATCATCTGTCTATAGTCAGGCAGCAGATGCTTTGAAGAACATTGGGATAGAAGTGGCGATTGACCAATTAAATAAATCTTTGAATGATGATGACTCTTCTGTCCGTAAAAATGCGGCAGATGCTCTCGGTAAAATTGGCACAGAAGCTACCATTGACCCATTAATAAAATGCCTGGATGATGATGATTCATCTGTGCGTAATATTGCGGCAGATGCTCTCGGTGAAATTGGCACAGAAGTGGCGATTGAGTCGTTAATTACAAAATGCTTGAATGATGAAAACTCATCTGTACGTAAAAGTGCTACAGAAGCTTTGGGTAAAATTGGAACAGAAGCCACTATCGATCCGTTAATTCAATGCCTGAATGCTCCCGAATCAGATGTCCGTAAAAGTGCCGCAGATGCTCTGGGCAAAATTGGCACAAAAGTGGCGATTGACCCGTTAATTAAATGCCTGGATGATGATGACTCATCTGTGCGTTTAAGTGTGGTAGATGCTCTGGGCAAAATTGGTACAGAAGTGGCGATTGAACCGTTAATTAAATGCCTAGAGGATGATAACTCATCTGTGCGTAGCATGGCGGCAGAAGCTCTCGGAAAAATAGGCACAGAAGTCGTTATCGAGCCGTTAATTAAATGCCTAGATGACCCTGAATCATATGTGCGTTTGAGAGCAACATATGCTCTAGGAAATATTGGGAAAGAAGCGACAATAGAGCCCTTAATTAAATGCCTAGATGATGACGAGTATTTTGTGCGTAGTAGTGCAGCAGAAGCTTTGGGTAAAATTGGTACAGAATTCGCGATAGATCAGTTAATTAAATGCCTGAATAATAACGACTATTTGGTGCGTAGCAGAACGGAATTTGCTCAGGGGGAAATTGGGATAGAACTCATGACGGATAGTACGGTTCTGCTAAGAGCTGCAGGAGCTCTCCAGCAAATTGGGACAGAAGCTATTATTCCTAAACTCATGAATCTCCTGAAAAAGCAAGAATTTGCAGCAACTCACAATGAAGAGATTTTTCAGTACACCATGGATGCCCTTAACGCTATTCAAGAACGCTGCCAAGTCTACAACCCAATCTATTGTCCCAAACCCACTCCCAAACCCGATCCTCCCAAATTCATTCCCACTCAAACCATATACATCCTCCACCTCTCGGACCTCCACATCACCACCGGTGAGCAAGCTACCCTTTGGTCAAACCAACTCGCCCAAGACCTCACCCAAGACCTTAAAATCCCTCACCTTGATGCTCTGATCCTCTCCGGTGATATCGCCAATTATTCCACTCCAGAAGAATACCAGGCTGCACAACAGTTTCTCGAAAACCTCCGCCTAGACTTCCCCGACCTAGACCCGAAGCAAATTGTTATAGTCCCTGGTAACCATGACCTCAACTGGAAACTATCAAAAGACGCTTATGAGTTATGCGATTGGCCTTCGGCCACGCTACGCGAACGCACAAAAGACCATGATAAACTCCAAGACGGTGACTACATCAAAGTCACTGATGAGGTGATTCGGGTCCGAGACGAAACCAAATACCAACAACGCTTTGCCCACTTCAGCCAATTCTATCAAGCTATCAAAACTGAACCCTATCCCCTAGACTATGACCAGCAAGGGATTATCGACTATCTCCCAGAGCAAAATTTGCTGATCCTAGGACTAAACTCCGCTTGGGAACTGGATCACCACTTCAGAGACCGTGCTAGCATCCACTCAGGTGCTGTGAGCAATGCCCTGAAGCAGATTCGCCGTAACCCAGACTACGGCAACTGCCTGAAAATAGCAGTTTGGCACCATCCCCTCAATAGTGACGGAAGCGATCGCATTACCGACCCAGGATTTATGGAACAACTCGCTGTTGCTGAATTTCGCTTGTTCCTCCACGGACACATCCACAAAGCCCAAGCCAGCGTTTTCCCTTACGACCTCAGCCGAGATGGGCGCAAACTCCATGGAATTTGTGCTGGCACCTTTAGCGCACCAACCTTTGAACTACGATCCGCTTATCCCTGGCAATATAATCTACTGATATTTGAAGGTAATCAGCTCACTGTCCGGACTCGCCGCCGGGAAGAAGAAAATGGTGCTTGGAAACCTGATGCACGGTGGGGTCAGGGTGCGGGAAAAAGTGCTTTGGATTATTATCCCATTGAGTTGTAG
- the eno gene encoding phosphopyruvate hydratase, producing the protein MLTKSETAIAAIDAREILDSRGRPTVEAQVRLVNGAVGIAQVPSGASTGTFEAHELRDNDPRRYGGKGVLKAVSNIKEKLGPELLENDALNQMLVDHKMIHRDGSANKKNMGANAILAISLATAKAAAASKGLPLYRYLGGPLANLLPVPLMNVINGGAHADNNVDFQEFMIVPVGAKSFREALRWGAEVFAALAKVLKEKKLLTGVGDEGGFAPNLGSNKEALDLLIAAIETSGYKPGEQIALAMDVAASEFYKEAQYVYDGQPHSPEEFVNYLAELVGQYPIVSIEDGLHEEDWSNWQLLTEKLGSRIQLVGDDLFVTNPTRLQKGIDIGAGNSILIKLNQIGSLTETLETIDLATRNGFRSVISHRSGETEDTTIADLAVATRAGQIKTGSLCRSERVAKYNQLLRIEDELGDRAIYAGTCGMGPLCQG; encoded by the coding sequence ATGTTGACTAAATCAGAAACTGCAATTGCGGCAATTGATGCCAGAGAGATATTAGATTCTCGTGGACGTCCGACAGTAGAAGCCCAAGTGCGCCTTGTTAACGGTGCCGTGGGAATTGCCCAAGTTCCCAGTGGTGCTTCTACTGGTACTTTTGAAGCCCATGAACTACGAGATAATGATCCCCGTCGCTACGGTGGTAAAGGGGTACTCAAGGCAGTATCGAATATCAAAGAAAAACTCGGCCCGGAGCTATTGGAAAACGATGCTCTCAACCAAATGTTGGTTGATCACAAGATGATTCATCGGGATGGTTCGGCCAACAAAAAGAATATGGGAGCAAATGCCATCCTAGCTATTTCCCTAGCTACAGCAAAGGCGGCGGCGGCCAGTAAAGGACTCCCCCTCTACCGCTACTTAGGCGGACCACTAGCTAATCTACTACCAGTTCCGTTGATGAATGTGATCAACGGTGGTGCTCATGCGGATAATAATGTGGATTTTCAGGAATTCATGATTGTGCCAGTGGGAGCGAAGTCGTTTCGAGAGGCCCTGCGCTGGGGAGCTGAGGTTTTTGCAGCCTTGGCTAAGGTTTTGAAAGAGAAAAAATTACTTACCGGTGTGGGAGATGAAGGTGGCTTTGCTCCCAATTTGGGGTCAAATAAAGAAGCGCTAGACTTATTGATTGCCGCTATAGAAACATCTGGGTATAAGCCAGGGGAACAAATCGCTTTAGCCATGGATGTGGCCGCGAGCGAGTTCTACAAAGAAGCTCAGTATGTCTATGATGGGCAGCCTCACTCCCCAGAAGAGTTTGTTAACTATCTAGCTGAGTTGGTGGGGCAATACCCAATTGTTTCTATTGAAGATGGACTCCACGAAGAGGATTGGAGTAATTGGCAGTTGCTCACTGAAAAACTGGGTTCCCGTATTCAGTTAGTGGGTGATGACCTATTTGTTACCAATCCCACCAGGCTACAAAAAGGTATTGATATCGGTGCGGGTAACTCGATCTTGATTAAGCTCAATCAAATTGGTTCCTTGACCGAAACTCTTGAAACCATTGACTTAGCAACTCGCAACGGTTTCCGTTCCGTAATTAGTCACCGTTCTGGGGAAACCGAAGATACTACCATTGCTGATCTAGCCGTTGCTACTCGTGCTGGTCAAATTAAAACAGGTTCACTGTGCCGTAGTGAACGGGTGGCTAAGTATAACCAGTTGCTGCGGATTGAAGATGAATTAGGCGATCGCGCCATTTATGCTGGAACTTGTGGCATGGGACCCCTTTGTCAGGGTTGA